Proteins encoded within one genomic window of Anopheles gambiae chromosome 3, idAnoGambNW_F1_1, whole genome shotgun sequence:
- the LOC1279717 gene encoding protein Wnt-5 produces MFKKRKSASKTSATMAANTQNSRSWIILLWIVTFILSTSSSNNVLGVAVGQGIPTWISLGIKSPFIVFRMEHEVLSNNSVMLNLTDIRNKLKSVQNLDHFIRPIDGNADGKITRKDPLSNKGLTGGKLSSNSPLAASPVFSTESAFSTGNISITFLTTVAPPFVNYFEKSVNDDKEHDVQSGLTVRSKPSSSSVVDAGDHMISDDDGRNGKKDRKYIIPLALKTSTSEKEKTSSVFHGSSTNIDDLKRHILMLQNLTQSDKNFQSKFVVFPSLQKNETERVGLVAPTTAPATASPRHLFIAAGSAIKDSNEYRMFASPNRGKNSKADTNITNNRSVVRSQISASINMPKKAFPDSHDILSDRKEEGPVPLKTEKITIVPQVFVQNDQRSETVSDKEVTMNEPSGQVIADSTKMLGAYQFENSTTFSRMHETLEKSVARKFGHKSMASAKSTTTSINGRNIQTGPTTPHMKSSSITIKRKGFTVTASSVAIEKQRWDMNGSKLNYTPLPSVATTLKNEGKGIKQRKNGKRRGGKQTIRLNGANEQPKTVILNDDAMVLQIDGIERSTIDATRQETSDVRPTKPGRSSGSRKRSPSSRVRRNDNDAGGGGIQQGSYKQQKYAATGRLPVPTSREGRYEKRMVAAGSLELFGATTEQLTDEGSIENNNRSHNYRNRTLSADGNEKDVMDLNPDLCYTLSALSGGQQKLCAQHTSIMPAISRGARAAIQECKHQFRNRRWNCSIVNDDTVFGPVSNIGSPEMAFIYAMAAAGASSFIARACRDGQLASCGCSRSSRPSKLNEDWTWGGCGDDMEYGYKFTQTFIDIREKEKKRGTRGLVSIPAKYPKIIERLLHALNDSTKSGVMLNETDTILRPEDLEKLQDKIAKEIANSNLNPKEITDLQERINKEITNSEVFNLKNVNIYDKLKKIFRKPEKTLNGVQFSASAKARALMNLHNNEAGRRAVIKKSRIICKCHGVSGSCSLITCWQQLTSIREIGDFLREKYDEATQVKINKRGRLQVKDPRYKIPSALDLIYLDESPDWCRVNRQLMWQGTHGRVCSKTSSGLDGCSILCCGRGYNTKKIIVKERCNCKFQWCCQVKCEICTRTIEEYTCK; encoded by the exons ATGtttaagaaaagaaaatcagcTTCCAAAACAAGCGCTACGATGGCAGCCAACACACAAAATAGTCGCAGTTGGATTATTTTGCTATGGATTGTTACATTCATTCTGAGTACGAGTAGTAGCAACAATGTGTTGGGCGTTGCAGTAGGACAAGGAATTCCAACATGGAT ATCCTTAGGCATAAAATCTCCTTTCATTGTATTCCGAATGGAGCATGAGGTGTTATCAAACAATAGCGTAATGCTAAATCTTACCGACATCAGGAACAAATTAAAATCCGTTCAAAACCTCGACCACTTCATCAGACCGATCGACGGAAATGCTGACGGAAAAATCACGAGAAAAGATCCGTTATCAAACAAGGGTTTAACGGGTGGAAAGTTAAGCAGTAATTCACCCTTAGCTGCGTCACCAGTATTCAGTACCGAGAGTGCTTTCAGTACTGGAAATATTTCGATAACGTTCCTTACCACAGTGGCTCCGCCTTTTGTAAACTACTTTGAGAAAAGTGTCAATGATGATAAGGAGCATGATGTGCAATCCGGACTGACTGTAAGGAGTAAACCTTCGTCCTCAAGTGTAGTAGATGCGGGGGATCATATGATATCTGACGACGATGGAAGGAATGGCAAAAAAGACCGCAAGTATATCATTCCACTGGCATTGAAAACATCCACAagcgaaaaagagaaaacatcTTCGGTATTTCATGGCTCATCAACCAATATCGATGACCTAAAACGTCATATTTTGATGTTACAAAATCTGACCCAATCCGATAAAAACTTTCAAAGCAAATTTGTAGTATTTCCCTCGCTGCAGAAGAACGAAACCGAACGAGTCGGGCTGGTTGCCCCGACCACAGCTCCTGCAACGGCTTCACCGCGTCATTTGTTCATAGCAGCAGGATCTGCTATAAAGGACTCAAATGAATACCGAATGTTTGCTTCTCCAAACCGTGGCAAAAATTCGAAAGCGGATACAAATATCACAAACAATCGATCGGTGGTGCGGTCACAGATCTCTGCTTCGATCAATATGCCAAAGAAAGCATTCCCGGACTCGCACGACATACTGTCTGACAGAAAAGAGGAAGGACCGGTACCGttaaaaacggaaaaaattACTATAGTACCGCAAGTTTTTGTGCAGAACGATCAAAGAAGTGAAACAGTCAGCGATAAGGAGGTAACCATGAACGAACCCTCCGGGCAGGTTATTGCTGATAGTACCAAGATGTTGGGTGCATATCAGTTTGAAAATTCTACAACATTTTCTAGGATGCACGAGACGTTGGAAAAAAGCGTAGCCAGAAAGTTTGGTCATAAATCAATGGCATCTGCTAAAAGTACGACAACAAGCATAAATGGTAGAAACATTCAAACTGGTCCTACCACTCCACACATGAAAAGCAGTAGTATTACGATtaaaagaaaaggattcacAGTCACTGCGAGTTCTGTTGCGATCGAAAAGCAGCGATGGGACATGAATGGATCGAAGCTAAATTATACACCATTGCCCTCGGTAGCTACAACGTTAAAAAACGAAGGCAAAGGCATAAAGCAACGTAAAAATGGTAAGCGGCGAGGTGGAAAGCAAACCATCAGACTCAATGGGGCAAATGAACAGCCGAAAACGGTAATATTGAACGACGACGCTATGGTATTACAAATTGATGGTATCGAGCGTAGCACCATTGACGCCACTCGACAGGAGACGTCGGATGTAAGACCTACGAAGCCTGGACGTTCCTCCGGAAGCCGGAAGAGATCTCCGTCTTCTCGAGTGCGACGCAATGATAATGAtgcaggtggtggtggaataCAACAGGGATCCtacaaacagcaaaaatacGCAGCGACTGGACGTTTACCCGTCCCGACGAGCAGGGAAGGACGTTATGAGAAAAGAATGGTGGCAGCAGGTTCTTTGGAACTGTTTGGTGCCACAACGGAGCAACTCACGGATGAAGGATCCATTGAAAACAACAATAGAAGTCACAATTACCGTAATAGGACTTTATCGGCGGATGGCAATGAGAAAGATGTTATGGATTTAAATCCTGATCTATGTTACACACTCAGTGCGCTAAGTGGCGGACAACAGAAGCTGTGTGCTCAGCACACGAGCATTATGCCTGCAATCAGTAGAGGAGCTCGTGCAGCCATTCAG GAATGCAAGCatcagttccggaatcgaaggTGGAATTGCAGTATAGTCAATGATGATACCGTGTTCGGGCCAGTATCAAATATAG GATCCCCAGAGATGGCTTTCATCTACGCAATGGCTGCGGCTGGAGCGTCCAGCTTTATTGCTCGGGCATGCCGCGACGGGCAACTGGCTTCTTGTGGATGCTCCCGAAGTAGTCGACCATCTAAGCTTAACGAAGACTGGACCTGGGGTGGCTGCGGAGACGATATGGAATATGGCTACAA ATTTACACAAACGTTCATCGACATCcgtgaaaaggaaaagaagcgAGGCACGCGTGGCTTGGTATCAATTCCTGCCAAATATCCGAAAATAATCGAACGGCTCTTACATGCCTTGAACGACTCAACCAAATCTGGGGTAATGCTGAATGAGACGGACACGATACTTCGACCGGAGGATCTAGAAAAGTTACAGGATAAAATAGCAAAGGAGATCGCCAACTCGAACCTTAATCCGAAGGAAATAACCGACCTACAG GAACGGATTAACAAGGAAATCACCAACTCCGAGGTATTCAACCTGAAAAACGTCAACATTTATGATAAATTGAAAAAGATATTCAGAAAACCAGAGAAAACGCTCAATGGTGTACAGTTTAGTGCGTCGGCTAAGGCACGAGCGCTGATGAATTTGCATAATAATGAAGCTGGTCGTAGG GCcgttataaaaaaatcacGCATTATCTGTAAATGCCATGGAGTTTCGGGTTCGTGCAGTTTAATTACATGTTGGCAGCAGTTGACATCCATTAGAGAGATTG GTGACTTCTTGCGAGAAAAATACGACGAAGCAACGCAGGTTAAGATTAACAAACGTGGTCGATTACAGGTAAAAGATCCACGGTATAAAATACCTTCTGCTTTAGACCTTATCTATCTAGATGAGAGTCCAGACTGGTGTCGGGTGAATCGACAACTCATGTGGCAAG GAACGCATGGTCGAGTGTGTAGCAAGACTTCCTCTGGGCTGGACGGGTGTTCAATACTTTGCTGCGGTAGAGGATACAACACAAAGAAGATCATCGTGAAAGAACGGTGTAATTGTAAATTTCAATGGTGCTGCCAGGTGAAATGTGAGATCTGTACAAGAACTATCGAGGAGTACACTtgtaaataa